CCGCGTCGGCCTCGGCCGACGGGGCGCTCTGCTGCAGGCCGTTGCCCGCGACGAACGCCACCTTGAACTTCGAGCGCGGCGTGGCCGGGCCCGGCTGCAGCGCGAAGCCGTCGCTGAAGTCGCGGCCGGTCGTCGCGGCGCCGCTCACGCGGTAGCGGTAGCGCGCGCTCGCGCTCAGGTTCTGCAGCGTGACCGAGTAAGTCGCGTCGCAGCCGTTGACCTTCTTCGGCACCGCGCGCAGCGAGCGCCAGAAGCCGTCGCTCTCCTGGCGGTACTGGAGCACGGAGCCCATCGGGTTCAGCGGCGCGTTCCACACGATCGTGCGCGTGGTCTCCGAGTCCTGGCCGAGCTCCTGGTGGACGTCGGTCGCGGCCGCGAAGCTGCCGCTGCACGCGGTCTGACTCGGAGTCACCGGCGGGCGCGGGTCGCGCGGGTTGTTCGGATCGGTCGGCGTCATGTTCGGGTCGTTGGTCGGCGGCATCGGGTCGGGCGAGGCCGGCGGCTGCGTCGGCGTGGCGACACACACGCCCGCGGCGCAGGTGCCGTCGGCGCCCGACATCTGGGTCAGGCAGGACTCGCCGTCGGGATGCATCGTGACCCGGCAGCCCAGCGTCGGATCGCAGAACGCGTCGAAGCACGGGCCGTCGTCGGTCGGACACTGCATGGCGGTGCCCGGCACGCAGGCCGAGCCCACGCAGGTCTCGGTGCCGTTGCACACGTTGCCGTCGCTGCAGACCATGGGCGTGCCGGCCACGCAGGCGTTGTTCACGCAGCGCTCCACGCCGTCGCAGGCCTGGCCGTCCGAGCACTGCGCGTCGTTGCCACAGGCGAAGCCGCGGCACACGCCGCTGCGACACACGTCGTACTTGGTCGCGGTCTTGCCGTCCGAGCACGTGGTCTCGTCGGGCTTGGGGGACGAGCCCGCGACACACTTGTGGTTCACGCACGACTGCGGGCCCGCGCACGAGTCGGCGGGCGCCGGGCAGTCGGCGTCGGCGTTGCACTGGCCGAGCGTGCCCGCGCACGTGCCGCTCGGCTGGCACATGTCGCTGAAGGTCATGGCGTTGCCGTCGTCGCAGGTGCTGCCGGCGCGCGGCGCGGGATCGAAGACGCAGCCGGTCGCGGTGCAGGTGTCGGTCGTGCACGGGTTGTTGTCGTTGCAGCCGTTCACGAGACACTGTTGCTGCGCGGCCACCACGAGCTCGTTCGAGAACCCCGACTCCTTGCCGGTCGCGTCGTACGACTTCAGCGAGATGTACACGTTCTGGAACTGCTCGATGCCGGTGAGCGCGTAGCTGGCCACGCCGTTCGAGTCGACCGGCGGGATGAAGTTGATGTCGTCGCGGTAGTCGCCGTAGCTCTGCGAAGCGGCGCCCACGTAGACGTGGAAGCCGACCACGCGCGCATCGCCGGGCGGGCGGAACGTGAGGTTCACGTTGCGCAGCTGGGCATGCGCAGTCCCCGCGAGGGCGAGCAGCACGAACGCCGCGCAGGCCGCAATCCTTCCGAGAGTGCGCTCCATCATCGCCGACACGAATCGGCGCCGTGCAGGTCTACAGCGTGACGCGCCTCACCCGGGCGCTAGCCCGAGTGACTCCGCGGGGAAGGCTGGAGGAGCTGCGGCCGAGTGAGTGGCTCAGCGCCCTTCGACGTCGTCCAGCTCGCGCGCCAGATCCCGCTCCAGTTCCGGGGAGATGGGGGCCTCGGTTGCGCGTGGCCGTTGGACCGAGCGTACCAGCGCCACGGCCAGGAGGCCGGCGCCCGCGATCAGCACCCCTATGGGTAGGGCCCAGCCGATGCCCTCTTTTGGTACGCCGATCACATGGTCGCCGAAGCGCATCTCGATGCGTCTCCGGATCGAGTCCGGCGACTCGCCCGCGGCCAGGGCGTCGCGGATCTCCTCGCGCACGGTCGCGGCATCGGGGCTCGAGCAATCGGCGATCGTGCGGCCCGGGCAGAACGGGCTCATCAGGTTGCGCGAGAGCTCGTTCGCCTCGCGCGCGCGCTCCGTGTCGGGGTCGAGCGCCGGATGGCACGCCACGAGACACGCTCCGACGAGCAGCGAGAGCCAGAGCTTCGGAAGCAGCCACCGCATCGCCGCGGATGTTAGCTCAGGGCGCAGGGGCCGAGCGAAGGCCGCCCTGAGCGAGGCTCGCAAGCGCCGGAGCACGGGTAGGGTGCCCGTGCGATCACAGGTCGGGCGCGCGCAGTGAGCCGCAGGCGAACGAAGTCAGTCAGGCCGGGTCGAGCGGGGCGGGCTCGCCGCCGTCGGAGAGCACCACCTCGACGTGAAACACGCCGGTGTAGTCCTCGAACGGCACCGCGAGGCCGCGGGCGCCGCGCACGCGCAGCTCGGCCTTGGGAGTCATGACCACCGTCGGCAGCGCGATCTCGACCACGCCCATGGTCGAGAGCGCCGTCTTCACGTTGCCCGCGAGCATGTTCGTGATCTCGCCGACCGCGTCGCGGATCTCGTCCTCCGAGGTGATCTCCTCGACGTCCACGCCCACCAGGCGCGCCGTGAAGTCGGTCGCCTGCGAGCGAGTCACGTGAATGGAGACGTAGCCCGCGAACTCGCCCGCCATGCCGATGAAGCCGGTGACCTCGCTGGCCTTGAAGGGCTGCGGGTCCTCGAACGGGTCCTGGGCGGTGAGCTCGGTGCCGAGCATGGTCGAGAACACGCTGTGGGTCGCGTTCCGGATGATCTCGGCGATCTTGCGCGCATCCATTGCAAGCTCTTCTCGTCCGCGGACGTGCGGGACTGAATGCGCGAATCAAGCGCGGACACGCCCGGGCCGAATAGGAGTCGCGAATGGCACGCGTATTGGTGGTCGACGACTCCGCGACGATGCGCAAGATCATCATGAAGGGCCTGCGCGACGCGGGCTTTGCGGAGCTCGAGTTCGCCGAGGCCGGCGACGGCGCGAGCGCGCTCGAGACCCTGCGCAAGGAGGACTTCGACCTGGTCCTCTCCGACATCAACATGCCGGGAATGGACGGGCTCGCACTGGTGCGCTGCGTGCGCGACGAGGCGCTGGGTGGGGCCGACCTGCCGATCGTCATGATCACGACCGAAGGCGGGCTCGAGCGCGTGCAGGAGGCCCTGGCCGCCGGCGCGAACGACTATCTGCGCAAGCCCTTCTCGCCCGCGCAGCTGCACGAGAAGATCACGCCCTTCGTCCGCTGAGCCCGCCCGTCCCTCCGGACAGTGGTAGCTTACGCAGACAGAGGAGGACTGCCTTGGCTGCTGATCCGCGCGGGGCGCTGAATCCCCAGGTGAAGGTGCTGTTCGACATGATGGCCGCGGGGCGCGCCACCCGGGTGCTCGAGCCCAAGGCGCTGCGCGAGGGCCTGGGCGCGCTGTCGGCGCTTCTGGCGGCGGGCGCTCCCAGCGTGGCGGCCACGAAGATGATCGAGATCCCCGGCCCGGCCGGAAAGATCCCGGCGCGCGTGTACTGGCCCGGTGATCCGAAGAAGGGTCCCTACCCCGTGGTCGTGTTCTTCCACGGCGGCGGCTACGTGGCCATGAACCTCGATACCCACGACAAGATCTGCAAGCAGCTGTGCAGCGGGATCGGTGCGGTGGTGGTGTCGGTCGACTACCGGCTCGCGCCCGAAGCGCGCTACCCCGCGCCGCTCGACGACTGCGTGGCGGCGTACCGCTGGGTGGCCAAGAACGCGGCCGAGCTGTCGGGCGACGCCTCGCGCATCGCGGCCGGCGGTGACTCGGCCGGCGGGAACGCGACCGCGGCGGTCACGCTGAAGCTCCTGGCGGCGGGCGAGAAGCTGCCGCGCGCGCTGCTGCTGTTGTGCCCGTGGCTCGAGATGTCGCTGGCGAGTGAGTCGATGAA
This genomic stretch from Myxococcota bacterium harbors:
- a CDS encoding metallophosphoesterase family protein; protein product: MMERTLGRIAACAAFVLLALAGTAHAQLRNVNLTFRPPGDARVVGFHVYVGAASQSYGDYRDDINFIPPVDSNGVASYALTGIEQFQNVYISLKSYDATGKESGFSNELVVAAQQQCLVNGCNDNNPCTTDTCTATGCVFDPAPRAGSTCDDGNAMTFSDMCQPSGTCAGTLGQCNADADCPAPADSCAGPQSCVNHKCVAGSSPKPDETTCSDGKTATKYDVCRSGVCRGFACGNDAQCSDGQACDGVERCVNNACVAGTPMVCSDGNVCNGTETCVGSACVPGTAMQCPTDDGPCFDAFCDPTLGCRVTMHPDGESCLTQMSGADGTCAAGVCVATPTQPPASPDPMPPTNDPNMTPTDPNNPRDPRPPVTPSQTACSGSFAAATDVHQELGQDSETTRTIVWNAPLNPMGSVLQYRQESDGFWRSLRAVPKKVNGCDATYSVTLQNLSASARYRYRVSGAATTGRDFSDGFALQPGPATPRSKFKVAFVAGNGLQQSAPSAEADAVLDSIKKGHFPLVLGGGGYALSAEAIANGAASNTQQAIDMWKDQASVVTSNSIFAPVLGDTEVASSVHQEVAADYAEYLTLTDPNAANPSYSYDFGSTHFVAVNAPTVGNIHPSTTAGAATLAWLDADLAAARAKGVRWIVIYMHADLFSSEKTDASVQTPRNAIAPMLMKYGVNLVLSGEGNSFERTRPLKGASLAPSTMLPDLQEVTTANDGVIFMRSGSGGHVAFKPWLRAAQPTWSAVRDNTHPVYLQLTLSDKQLEVTAYGLDEKGKKVLVDDLKIF
- a CDS encoding cytochrome c-type biogenesis protein CcmH, coding for MRWLLPKLWLSLLVGACLVACHPALDPDTERAREANELSRNLMSPFCPGRTIADCSSPDAATVREEIRDALAAGESPDSIRRRIEMRFGDHVIGVPKEGIGWALPIGVLIAGAGLLAVALVRSVQRPRATEAPISPELERDLARELDDVEGR
- a CDS encoding chemotaxis protein CheX, producing MDARKIAEIIRNATHSVFSTMLGTELTAQDPFEDPQPFKASEVTGFIGMAGEFAGYVSIHVTRSQATDFTARLVGVDVEEITSEDEIRDAVGEITNMLAGNVKTALSTMGVVEIALPTVVMTPKAELRVRGARGLAVPFEDYTGVFHVEVVLSDGGEPAPLDPA
- a CDS encoding response regulator codes for the protein MARVLVVDDSATMRKIIMKGLRDAGFAELEFAEAGDGASALETLRKEDFDLVLSDINMPGMDGLALVRCVRDEALGGADLPIVMITTEGGLERVQEALAAGANDYLRKPFSPAQLHEKITPFVR
- a CDS encoding alpha/beta hydrolase, encoding MAADPRGALNPQVKVLFDMMAAGRATRVLEPKALREGLGALSALLAAGAPSVAATKMIEIPGPAGKIPARVYWPGDPKKGPYPVVVFFHGGGYVAMNLDTHDKICKQLCSGIGAVVVSVDYRLAPEARYPAPLDDCVAAYRWVAKNAAELSGDASRIAAGGDSAGGNATAAVTLKLLAAGEKLPRALLLLCPWLEMSLASESMKTFSPNDGVLDTEIMTFFRDCYVKPGDWADPFASPVRADVSKFPPTLVIAGAIDPLRDDALQFADKLKKAGREVQLSNYAGMPHDFMLFPGIDDGDRAVAEIVRYAKSKLA